In Vitis riparia cultivar Riparia Gloire de Montpellier isolate 1030 chromosome 19, EGFV_Vit.rip_1.0, whole genome shotgun sequence, the following proteins share a genomic window:
- the LOC117908189 gene encoding uncharacterized protein LOC117908189 has protein sequence MLPVQMPATQTLHTISHDQAAVIPPIVTPVTIIEDLRSRMDKLEQRIRQMRDPDEMISWDDPDDVPVATLPIGFRMPDIERYTSVGCPRIHLRLYSIVMRALGLDEAQLLTLFPLSLSGTTQRWYASLESSRQRTWEDLAQEFLRQYSFSGDTSFTRRELEFLRQRSDEPVSSFISRWREKAMEMIERPTERDRMNMFLRSLHPRFARHLTGVPFQDFRSLVQALFDVDDGISRGLWSDITPSLDTEGKGVSGSSEGYGDICSVDFQHRRPSYHPYARSLQIPRSDLPPLQHRHPQLVQQYPSMHPHTVTVRPSFQFQRP, from the coding sequence ATGTTACCTGTTCAGATGCCAGCTACACAGACTTTGCATACTATTTCACATGATCAGGCTGCTGTCATTCCACCCATTGTCACACCAGTTACCATTATTGAGGATCTTCGTTCTCGTATGGACAAACTCGAGCAGAGGATTAGACAGATGAGAGATCCTGATGAGATGATTTCGTGGGATGACCCTGACGATGTGCCAGTGGCCACTTTGCCGATCGGTTTTAGGATGCCtgatatagagagatatacAAGTGTTGGATGTCCTCGTATTCATCTCAGACTTTATAGCATAGTTATGAGGGCCCTTGGTCTAGATGAGGCACAGTTGCTCACTTTGTTCCCATTGTCATTGAGCGGCACGACACAGAGATGGTACGCTTCATTAGAGTCATCTCGTCAGAGAACTTGGGAGGACTTAGCACAGGAGTTTCTGAGACAGTATTCATTCAGTGGTGATACGAGCTTTACACGTAGAGAGCTTGAGTTTCTTAGACAGAGATCAGATGAGcctgtttcttcttttatctccCGTTGGAGGGAGAAGGCCATGGAGATGATTGAGCGACCTACTGAGAGAGATCGGATGAACATGTTTTTGAGGAGTTTGCATCCTAGGTTTGCTCGGCATTTGACAGGAGTCCCATTCCAGGATTTTAGATCGTTGGTTCAGGCTTTGTTCGATGTAGATGATGGCAtatctagaggattatggtcagATATTACTCCTTCCCTAGATACTGAGGGGAAGGGAGTTAGTGGATCATCTGAGGGCTATGGAGACATATGTTCTGTGGACTTTCAGCATCGACGACCTAGTTATCATCCCTATGCGAGATCATTGCAAATACCCAGGAGTGATCTCCCACCTTTACAACATCGTCATCCTCAATTAGTTCAGCAGTACCCTTCTATGCATCCTCATACTGTCACCGTACGACCTTCATTTCAGTTTCAGCGTCCATAG